The following proteins come from a genomic window of Crassostrea angulata isolate pt1a10 chromosome 1, ASM2561291v2, whole genome shotgun sequence:
- the LOC128162696 gene encoding uncharacterized protein LOC128162696, with amino-acid sequence MGDGSGIFLNRIYDEHQQENYKADFRDNVMEQLPSSSAPSGIEDDSGFTDEASELHGGGLIEDLLGPQFKRRNKDAGIHIHIGAVHYHREPHPHGLYSDPSRYGYTQQPPQPCHPLRKNQYASSTVPHSDHHSSVGHIRVQRRHSNVFENFTLQRPDTDTKVDGDEPAHSKLDSENASTTEKYVPLSACVSPTDTAFEDSVSRLRITQSEQVINGVPTHLDISMEMEGDKSVMWTGKLQCAPSAPDLRPPSAALHRAKSVIYINSAHIGQGKTVIDGAEEVDYVNYNQPFTKAQAYRIASAGAPSSPDSPRRVSTHYVRNKQTPMEHRLSAASSHLGRKTWKSTTNLTENTSFNESNKKGGTKCSTFYCVPEGYHPDIEDDNEKAHIKECLYIKGKSGNWVILPLQSHPVNRFCLEVKSQDEVLSFPVMLTHKKKYKIDPSRKGFKCICKLVEFYKKNKLPSCNLNLGIPFPKSLIPPTEAEADCSDEVKRQYAGIRL; translated from the exons ATGGGTGATGGCTCTGGAATCTTCCTGAACAGGATCTATGACGAGCATCAGCAAGAAAATTACAAAGCGGATTTCAGGGACAATGTCATGGAACAGTTGCCCTCTTCATCAGCCCCTAGTGGTATTGAGGACGATTCCGGATTCACAGACGAAGCGAGCGAACTTCACGGAGGGGGTCTGATAGAAGACCTTCTGGGTCCTCAATTTAAAAGAAGGAACAAGGACGCTGGTATCCACATCCACATCGGGGCGGTGCATTACCACCGAGAGCCCCACCCCCATGGTCTGTACAGCGACCCCTCACGGTACGGCTACACTCAGCAGCCTCCACAGCCCTGTCACCCTTTGAGGAAAAATCAATACGCGTCTTCAA CGGTTCCTCATTCAGATCACCACAGCAGTGTGGGTCACATCAGAGTTCAGCGCCGCCACTCAAACGTGTTCGAAAACTTTACTTTACAACGGCCAGACACAGACACGAAG GTCGATGGAGATGAACCTGCCCATTCTAAACTGGACAGCGAGAACGCATCTACCACAGAGA AATACGTTCCGCTGTCGGCGTGCGTCAGTCCAACCGACACAGCTTTTGAGGACAGCGTGTCGAGACTGAGAATAACTCAGTCAGAACAAGTCATCAATGGG GTTCCGACTCATTTGGACATTAGTATGGAGATGGAGGGCGACAAGTCCGTGATGTGGACAGGTAAGCTACAGTGTGCACCGTCAGCCCCCGACCTCCGCCCCCCATCGGCCGCCCTCCATCGTGCCAAGTCAGTCATCTACATCAACAGTGCCCACATTGGACAG GGAAAGACAGTCATTGACGGAGCAGAGGAAGTAGATTACGTCAATTATAACCAACCATTTACCAAAGCACAG GCATACAGAATAGCCAGTGCTGGGGCCCCCTCCTCTCCGGACTCGCCTCGCAGGGTGTCCACACATTATGTCAGGAACAAACAAACGCCGATGGAACACAGACTATCCGCTGCCTCCTCTCACCTTg GCAGAAAAACGTGGAAGTCGACAACAAACTTGACAGAAAACACATCCTTTAATGAGTCAAATAAAAAAGGCGGCACCAAGTGTTCTACTTTCTACTGTGTACCGGAAGGTTATCATCCAGATATTGAGGACGACAATGAAAAAGCACACATAAAGGAATGTCTTTACATAAAAGGAAAG AGTGGAAATTGGGTGATACTCCCGCTACAGAGCCATCCGGTGAACCGTTTTTGTCTGGAAGTGAAATCTCAGGACGAAGTTTTGTCATTTCCCGTGATGCTGACGCACAAGAAGAAATACAAGATTGATCCTTCACGAAAG GGTTTCAAATGTATATGCAAATTGGTTGAAttttacaagaaaaacaaactacCATCCTGTAACTTGAATTTGGGAATCCCATTTCCCAAGTCTCTTATTCCTCCAACCGAGGCGGAAGCAGACTGCAGTGATGAGGTCAAGCGTCAGTACGCGGGAATCAGGTTGTGA
- the LOC128189281 gene encoding fibulin-2-like: MSGSRERDGGFRVTTSVRYRPAPVSAAPQAGALARLIQGRKMAKHLIFLTSLLTSCVTAQFSQDLSLHSENLVRMFRDYLLSDEQHFQLLRDTREVQFNENPGVIRRDAPVSYRVQNFAMWYEPGSGMRFCETNQSAVFEQCIDTSSNCQYLSNTLQICKKPDAAKNLGCIKTCRLCNDKCATGEHNCHKLADCKTTAEGFLCTCKKDYEGDGVTSCADVDECKTNKHNCLANRECVNLDGGYTCMPLGTSKFPSNVSSCNRGYMLKNGRCEDVDECSDSNLNACDKNAACTNTVGSYTCRCNVGYFGAGSFCTDENECTSGKHRCDLKTSTCQNAVGSYRCACKNGYKESAGKCTDINECEGKHGCSSSAKCVNTVGSYGCQCLPGYRGNGFNCQDVDECSKGERNFCDKLASCTNTVGSYSCTCPKGYYGSGFYCHDKDECRRRSDNKCHSRAKCTNIPGSYTCSCLSGYTGDGVKSCSRKQKVKWNWWG; encoded by the exons ATGAGTGGTTCGCGTGAGAGGGATGGCGGGTTCCGTGTGACGACATCTGTCCGGTATCGACCGGCCCCCGTGTCAGCGGCACCACAAGCTGGAGCGCTGGCCAGACTCATACAGG GGAGAAAAATGGCGAAGCACTTGATATTTTTGACCAGCTTATTAACAAGTTGTGTAACCGCACAGTTTAGCCAAGATTTGTCACTTCATAGCGAGAACTTGGTGCGCATGTTCAGGGATTATCTGTTATCCGATGAACAACATTTCCAGCTCTTAAGGGATACAAGAGAAGTTCAATTCAATGAAA ACCCAGGAGTGATACGAAGAGATGCCCCTGTGTCATACAGAGTACAAAATTTCGCTATGTGGTATGAACCTGGATCGGGAATGCGTTTTTGCGAGACAAACCAATCTGCTGTGTTTGAACAATGCATTGATACGTCTAGTAACTGCCAGTATTTGAGTAATACTCTACAAATCTGTAAAAAGCCCGATGCTGCGAAGAATCTTGGTTGTATTAAAACTTGTCGCTTATGCAATG ATAAGTGTGCGACCGGTGAACACAACTGTCACAAGTTAGCGGATTGCAAAACGACAGCAGAGGGCTTTCTTTGTACCTGTAAAAAAGATTACGAAGGTGATGGCGTCACTTCCTGTGCAG ACGTGGACGAATGCAAAACCAACAAACACAACTGTCTGGCAAACCGAGAATGTGTAAATCTGGACGGAGGATACACTTGTATGCCCTTAGGTACGTCG AAATTTCCATCCAATGTATCATCGTGCAATAGAGGATACATGCTAAAAAACGGAAGATGTGAAG ACGTTGATGAGTGCAGTGACTCCAATTTGAACGCCTGTGATAAGAACGCTGCCTGTACGAACACAGTAGGAAGCTACACATGTCGATGTAACGTAGGCTATTTCGGCGCTGGATCGTTCTGCACTG ATGAAAATGAATGTACCTCGGGAAAACATAGATGTGATTTAAAGACCTCCACATGTCAAAATGCCGTCGGGAGTTACCGCTGTGCGTGCAAGAATGGTTACAAAGAGTCGGCAGGAAAGTGTACAG atattaACGAGTGTGAAGGAAAACATGGTTGTTCTTCGAGTGCGAAGTGTGTGAACACCGTCGGCTCCTACGGCTGTCAGTGTCTGCCTGGGTACAGGGGAAACGGGTTCAATTGTCAAG atGTCGATGAATGTTCCAAGGGAGAGCGAAACTTCTGTGACAAGCTTGCCTCCTGCACGAATACGGTCGGCTCCTACTCCTGCACTTGTCCAAAGGGTTACTATGGAAGCGGATTTTACTGTCATG ACAAAGATGAGTGCCGCCGCCGATCTGACAACAAATGTCACTCCCGGGCAAAATGCACCAACATCCCCGGATCCTACACGTGTAGCTGTTTGAGTGGTTATACAGGGGACGGGGTCAAGAGTTGCAGCAGAAAAC aGAAAGTGAAGTGGAATTGGTGGGGTTAA
- the LOC128177621 gene encoding uncharacterized protein LOC128177621, whose translation MAREQSSQDLWTSWLDGWSSQGPVTDLGVEPTSTTISNISLRLDQKVNGLFDNEYAGMMDDFAGDNMDITLDKNILMEKKNDMEIEGGEVVDILEALGPTFPGDDFLNSFIDLSNFADIQETESKPDFSLAQPVISFDLPGLDVNLTAESGTSGLVVPEIEEKVIPAECGKKRKFSEIGEEEGLAAADLDHDYITKIPRMSKVVVNPQDEIVEEKGKAPEKKYVERRIKNNIASKRSRYIRKMKFVEMESEADRLIQENQKMRLKIEEMETLAKEMKSALINKLAEKK comes from the exons ATGGCGAGGGAGCAATCGTCCCAAGATCTCTGGACGAGCTGGTTGGATGGCTGGAGCTCCCAGGGGCCGGTTACGGACTTGGGTGTGGAACCGACATCAACCACGATATCCAACATTTCACTACGATTGGATCAGAAAGTAAATGGCCTATTTGACAACG AATATGCTGGCATGATGGATGACTTTGCCGGCGACAACATGGACATTACATtggataaaaacattttgatggaaaaaaagaatgatatgGAGATTGAGGGAGGGGAAGTTGTAGACATTCTAGAAGCTTTGGGGCCCACATTCCCTGGCGATGACTTTCTCAACAGTTTCATAGATCTGTCAAACTTTGCTGATATCCAG GAAACTGAAAGCAAACCAGATTTCTCACTTGCTCAGCCAGTGATTAGCTTTGATTTGCCTGGTCTGGATGTCAACCTAACTGCTGAATCTGGCACTTCCGGTTTAGTTGTACCAGAAATTGAAGAGAAAGTCATACCAGCGGAATGTGGAAAGAAAAGGAAATTTTCTGAGATAGGGGAGGAAGAAGGTCTCGCGGCTGCGGATCTTGATCATGATTACATCACCAAAATCCCTCGCATGTCAAAGGTCGTAGTTAACCCCCAAGATGAAATAGTGGAGGAAAAGGGGAAAGCTCCAGAAAAGAAGTATGTTGAGCGACGCATAAAGAACAACATAGCCTCGAAAAGATCACGCTATATTCGCAAAATGAAATTTGTTGAAATGGAAAGCGAGGCTGACAGACTTATTCAAGAAAATCAGAAGATGCGATTAAAGATAGAGGAGATGGAAACTCTGGCAAAAGAAATGAAATCTGCTCTTATTAACAAACTCGCAGAGAAAAAGTGA
- the LOC128177615 gene encoding activin receptor type-2B-like — translation MFWINIFTSVFFILQHSTGSWSAEAKAAAQRRCVVLYPNCTENGGQSCQRYEYCEPGSHYCFTAWSQNNASANGIELKHQGCWTQNQGCENDSCIQSNLQTQSVSFCCCHLDKCNINISMVSIGFSQAVTEKGPTAKVQSDGKAKVMEILMYSLVPIIVLVILIVIVFVMWRCYYNRNMYTSHLQLPACDPEMGTQEFNQPHRPIQLLELRAHGRFGEVWKANMLDAVVAVKIMPFKEKASWLAEQEIYNLPHMKHDNILLFVGGEKHEENLWLITEFHEKGSLCDFLKGNSVTWSQLCKIAESMVRGLAYLHDDVSLTRCQSKPAVAHRDFKSKNVLLKEDLTACIADFGLALKFEPGKSPGETHGLVGTRRYMAPEILEGAISFRKDAFLRIDMYACGLVLWELLSRNSCSDQPADEYQLPFEEEAGSHPTLEDMQELVVMKKLRPTIKNHWLQHPGLEQVAATIEECWDQDAEARVSAICVQERLSQLSRTLNVSTSSHNLSISPNQNIYYHISSVSN, via the exons atgttttggattaatatatttacatctgttTTCTTTATCCTCCAGCATTCAACGG GGAGCTGGTCAGCTGAGGCTAAGGCAGCAGCACAGCGACGATGCGTAGTGCTGTATCCAAACTGTACAGAAAATGGCGGCCAGAGTTGTCAGAGATACGAATATTGTGAACCGGGCAGTCATTATTGCTTCACTGCCTGGAGCCAAAATAATGCATCTGCCAATG GTATAGAACTAAAGCACCAAGGCTGCTGGACCCAGAACCAAGGCTGTGAGAATGATAGCTGTATACAGTCCAATCTCCAGACCCAGTCTGTCAGCTTCTGCTGCTGCCACCTGGACAAGTGTAACATCAACATAAGCATGGTGTCCATCGGCTTCTCTCAAGCAGTCACAGAAAAAG GCCCAACTGCCAAAGTTCAGTCAGATGGGAAAGCCAAAGTGATGGAGATCTTGATGTATTCCCTGGTGCCTATCATAGTGTTGGTAATACTCATCGTCATCGTCTTTGTCATGTGGCGCTGTTACTACAACCGCAACAT gtATACATCTCACCTACAATTGCCAGCTTGTGATCCCGAGATGGGAACCCAGGAATTCAACCAGCCCCATCGCCCAATCCAGCTGCTGGAGCTAAGAGCTCATGGAAG ATTTGGAGAAGTTTGGAAAGCTAATATGCTAGATGCGGTTGTTGCTGTGAAGATAATGCCATTCAAAGAGAAAGCCTCATGGCTAGCAGAGCAGGAAATCTACAACTTACCTCACATGAAACATGACAACATACTGCTGTTTGTCGGTGGGGAAAAGCACGAAGAGAACCTATGGCTCATTACAGAGTTTCACGAGAAAGGCTCTCTGTGTGACTTTTTGAAGGGGAATAGTGTGACTTGGAGTCAGCTGTGTAAAATTGCAGAGTCTATGGTTAGAG GTTTAGCCTATTTACATGATGATGTTTCACTGACCAGATGCCAGTCCAAACCAGCTGTAGCTCATCGAGactttaaaagcaaaaatgttttgttaaaagaaGATCTGACTGCTTGTATTGCTGATTTTGGTCTAGCATTGAAATTTGAACCAGGGAAAAGCCCTGGAGAAACCCATGGCTTG gTTGGAACCCGGCGATACATGGCCCCAGAAATATTGGAGGGCGCCATCAGTTTCAGGAAGGATGCTTTTCTGCGTATTGACATGTATGCCTGTGGACTGGTTCTCTGGGAGCTGCTGAGTCGAAACTCGTGCTCTGATCAACCTGCCGATGAATACCAGCTGCCGTTTGAGGAGGAGGCTGGATCACACCCAACACTGGAGGACATGCAAGAACTAGTTGTCATGAAGAAACTACGGCCAACTATAAAAAATCATTGGCTACAACACCCA ggTTTAGAGCAGGTTGCAGCCACAATTGAAGAATGCTGGGACCAGGATGCTGAAGCGCGAGTGTCGGCCATCTGTGTACAGGAGCGTTTAAGCCAGCTAAGCCGTACACTGAATGTTTCCACCTCCAGCCACAACCTGAGCATCTCACCAAATCAAAACATATACTACCATATTTCCTCTGTGTCTAACTAG
- the LOC128166725 gene encoding uncharacterized protein LOC128166725 has translation MSDLDSALENQNKNEECVIPENMNTDFAEAVNRLDEMKIEEDLEISEVTKNDEDHEEDVSDTLSQGAQSSSSEVAEDKGSVCSGQEGSPDGTKLKSTPKKESSVKDKKRGGSVLAKLKKLTKFDKTKNTPLPTPSSKFHTIRVDKLPQIFVAKYLGKKEVKGLFGLHHVRKPVDELVRVVKDGLLANEKVELPLTYVVISGRGIDIREHKSNTVKDQTLTYGLIPIDFISYGVQDLKYWKVFTFIVVNQLSSRTKETECHAYLCDSAANCRRMALSLGASFSVYKQKLATQGKAHNFQVELRPPDELAGEFGKDDCEA, from the coding sequence ATGTCGGATCTTGACTCTGCTTTGGAGAATCAAAACAAGAACGAAGAGTGTGTGATACCGGAGAATATGAACACCGACTTTGCCGAAGCCGTAAATCGATTGGACGAAATGAAGATTGAGGAAGATTTGGAGATATCAGAGGTGACTAAAAATGACGAAGACCACGAGGAAGACGTTTCTGATACACTGTCACAGGGGGCCCAGTCTTCGTCTTCTGAGGTCGCCGAGGACAAGGGAAGTGTGTGTAGTGGACAGGAGGGGTCTCCGGACGGTACTAAATTAAAGAGCACACCCAAAAAGGAATCATCTGTAAAGGACAAAAAGCGGGGAGGATCGGTATTGGCCAAACTTAAGAAACTGACTAAATTTGACAAAACCAAAAATACGCCATTGCCCACACCGTCCTCCAAGTTCCACACCATCCGAGTTGACAAACTGCCACAGATCTTCGTGGCCAAGTATCTCGGGAAGAAAGAAGTGAAGGGCTTGTTCGGGCTCCATCACGTTCGGAAACCTGTTGATGAGCTGGTCAGGGTGGTTAAGGACGGGTTGTTGGCGAATGAGAAGGTGGAGCTGCCGCTCACGTACGTGGTTATTTCCGGTCGGGGGATAGACATCAGGGAGCACAAATCAAACACTGTCAAAGACCAAACCTTGACTTACGGACTTATCCCTATTGATTTCATTTCCTACGGCGTCCAGGATCTCAAATATTGGAAAGTGTTTACGTTTATTGTGGTGAATCAGCTTTCGTCAAGGACCAAAGAGACAGAATGCCACGCGTATCTGTGCGATTCTGCGGCAAATTGCCGACGGATGGCGCTCTCGCTTGGCGCCTCGTTCAGTGTGTACAAACAGAAACTGGCCACTCAAGGAAAGGCACACAACTTTCAGGTGGAGCTGAGGCCACCAGATGAACTAGCCGGTGAATTTGGAAAAGATGATTGTGAAGcttaa